A single region of the Lycium barbarum isolate Lr01 chromosome 2, ASM1917538v2, whole genome shotgun sequence genome encodes:
- the LOC132629113 gene encoding patatin-like protein 2 yields the protein MVLFGSIMKTLKSLIGPKYNGKYLHQVIEEKLGETPLHETLTNVVIPTFDIKNLHPIIFSTFEAREKSLMDARLSDICISTSAAPTYLPAHYFRTQDKDGNFHEFNLVDGGVAANNPALVATSQVTKQIMTGNPDFFPIKPIDYGRFLVISIGTGSAKVEQKYNAKIASKWGILGWLHNGGSTPIVDVFTQASGDMVDFHISIAFQVLHSEENYLRIQDDTLTGTDSSVDIATKENMDKLVEIGTTLLKKPVSRINLHTGLFEQCKNGGTNEETLKRFSKLLSKEKRLRDSKSPHTNKSSE from the exons ATGGTACTGTTTGGATCAATAATGAAGACATTGAAATCTCTAATAGGACCAAAGTATAATGGGAAATATCTTCACCAAGTCATAGAGGAGAAATTAGGGGAGACTCCGTTGCATGAGACATTAACTAATGTGGTTATTCCAACTTTTGATATCAAGAATTTACACCCAATTATTTTCTCCACTTTTGag GCTAGAGAAAAATCATTAATGGATGCTAGGCTTTCAGATATATGCATTAGTACATCCGCTGCACCAACATATCTTCCTGCACATTATTTCCGGACTCAAGATAAAGATGGCAACTTTCATGAGTTCAATCTTGTTGACGGTGGTGTTGCAGCTAACAATCCA GCTCTTGTTGCTACTAGCCAAGTGACCAAACAAATAATGACAGGAAATCCAGATTTTTTCCCAATCAAACCCATTGATTATGGAAGGTTTTTGGTGATTTCTATAGGCACTGGATCAGCAAAAGTGGAACAAAAATATAATGCTAAAATTGCATCCAAATGGGGTATCTTGGGATGGCTGCATAATGGAGGTTCAACTCCAATTGTGGATGTTTTTACTCAAGCCAGTGGTGATATGGTTGATTTTCATATTTCTATTGCTTTCCAAGTTCTTCATTCTGAAGAAAATTACCTTCGTATTCAG GATGACACATTAACTGGAACAGACTCATCTGTCGACATAGCAACCAAAGAGAACATGGACAAATTGGTTGAAATAGGGACAACTTTATTGAAGAAACCAGTTTCAAGGATAAATCTGCATACAGGTTTATTTGAGCAATGCAAAAATGGTGGCACAAATGAAGAAACTTTGAAAAG GTTTTCGAAGTTgctttcaaaagaaaaaagaCTCAGGGATTCAAAGTCACCTCATACAAATAAATCCTCAGAGTAG
- the LOC132623399 gene encoding patatin-like protein 2 yields MKKAIMSSGGSFKLQPPTYGKLITILSIDGGGIRGIIAATVLEYLESQLQELDGNDARLADYFDIIAGTSTGGLVTAMLTAPNKEKRPLFAAKDIKPFYLEHGPKIFPQKK; encoded by the exons ATGAAGAAGGCAATAATGTCATCAGGTGGTTCATTCAAGCTGCAGCCTCCAACTTATGGTAAACTAATAACAATTCTGAGCATCGATGGAGGTGGCATTAGGGGAATTATTGCTGCCACCGTTCTTGAGTACCTTGAGTCTCAACTCCAG GAATTGGATGGTAATGATGCGAGACTTGCAGATTACTTCGACATAATTGCAGGAACAAGCACAGGCGGTCTTGTCACGGCCATGCTAACTGCTCCAAACAAAGAAAAACGTCCTTTATTTGCTGCTAAAGACATAAAGCCCTTCTATCTTGAGCATGGTCCTAAGATATTCCCACAGAAAaagtaa